A window of Hevea brasiliensis isolate MT/VB/25A 57/8 chromosome 14, ASM3005281v1, whole genome shotgun sequence contains these coding sequences:
- the LOC110648378 gene encoding uncharacterized protein LOC110648378 isoform X1 — protein MGVMETTPTALALLVLRNLVAPAFIYADKSLVNLGEKYKLLEFIRYLFITGFLFFLRLLPSFLASFNPIPDHNHLLKSPKTETYAVHTRRSGGADSGIARALIQILSLINDIPVSSRKYEVVRSLAEKIIEENQSGDAEALRLVNRTSLSAAFERTLSQLEASMMELGYEPDVNWQVQNQLNRVLRAVRSLKDGTLGAFGGRTREGMERLEEKLAAELLWLSQKLAACGCGEEAVCRWASASNLAYFALSAEPRLQGSLLKIAAFLFKQAKEWGVEEIEEDKKQQQRQVNKKMLMAWLPLLCKACNGTDVPVLSTSERAELEKILEELIETLDQEEEQEQVLSLWLQHFTYSPSSDWPNLQPAYDSWCTNARKLLILQ, from the exons ATGGGCGTCATGGAAACCACCCCCACAGCCTTAGCCCTTTTGGTTCTCAGAAACCTGGTCGCCCCTGCTTTCATCTACGCTGATAAATCCCTCGTTAATCTTGGAGAAAAGTACAAACTCCTCGAATTCATTCGGTATCTCTTCATAACCGGTTTTCTCTTCTTCTTGCGTTTACTTCCTTCTTTCTTGGCTTCTTTTAATCCTATTCCTGATCATAATCACCTCCTCAAATCTCCCAAAACTGAAACCTACGCCGTCCACACTCGCCGAAGCGGCGGCGCCGATTCGGGTATTGCTCGAGCACTTATCCAGATCTTGTCGCTCATTAATGATATCCCTGTTAGCTCCAGGAAGTATGAAGTTGTTCGATCTTTGGCTGAGAAAATTATAGAGGAGAATCAGAGTGGGGATGCTGAGGCTTTGCGTTTAGTCAACCGTACAAGTTTATCAGCGGCTTTTGAGAGGACTCTTAGCCAGCTTGAAGCGTCCATGATGGAGCTCGGCTATGAACCGGACGTGAATTGGCAGGTTCAGAACCAGTTAAACCGGGTTTTAAGAGCGGTTAGGTCTCTAAAAGATGGGACATTGGGGGCCTTCGGTGGGAGGACGAGAGAGGGAATGGAACGGTTAGAGGAGAAGTTGGCGGCGGAGCTGCTTTGGTTGTCGCAGAAGTTGGCTGCCTGCGGTTGCGGGGAGGAAGCTGTTTGTAGGTGGGCCTCGGCTTCCAACTTGGCTTACTTCGCTCTCTCGGCTGAGCCGCGTCTACAGGGTTCATTGCTAAAGATTGCAG CATTTCTGTTCAAGCAAGCCAAAGAATGgggagtagaagaaatagaagaagACAAAAAACAACAACAAAGGCAAGTAAATAAGAAGATGCTAATGGCATGGTTGCCATTGTTATGCAAAGCTTGTAATGGCACTGATGTACCTGTTCTCAGCACTAGCGAAAGGGCAGAGCTAGAGAAAATACTGGAAGAGCTCATAGAGACATTGGACCAGGAAGAGGAGCAGGAGCAAGTGTTGTCTTTGTGGCTACAACACTTCACTTATTCCCCTTCTTCTGATTGGCCTAATCTCCAACCAGCTTATGATAGCTGGTGCACTAATGCCCGTAAGCTACTGATTCTCCAGTGA
- the LOC110648378 gene encoding uncharacterized protein LOC110648378 isoform X2 yields MGVMETTPTALALLVLRNLVAPAFIYADKSLVNLGEKYKLLEFIRYLFITGFLFFLRLLPSFLASFNPIPDHNHLLKSPKTETYAVHTRRSGGADSGIARALIQILSLINDIPVSSRKYEVVRSLAEKIIEENQSGDAEALRLVNRTSLSAAFERTLSQLEASMMELGYEPDVNWQVQNQLNRVLRAVRSLKDGTLGAFGGRTREGMERLEEKLAAELLWLSQKLAACGCGEEAVCRWASASNLAYFALSAEPRLQGSLLKIAGRLR; encoded by the exons ATGGGCGTCATGGAAACCACCCCCACAGCCTTAGCCCTTTTGGTTCTCAGAAACCTGGTCGCCCCTGCTTTCATCTACGCTGATAAATCCCTCGTTAATCTTGGAGAAAAGTACAAACTCCTCGAATTCATTCGGTATCTCTTCATAACCGGTTTTCTCTTCTTCTTGCGTTTACTTCCTTCTTTCTTGGCTTCTTTTAATCCTATTCCTGATCATAATCACCTCCTCAAATCTCCCAAAACTGAAACCTACGCCGTCCACACTCGCCGAAGCGGCGGCGCCGATTCGGGTATTGCTCGAGCACTTATCCAGATCTTGTCGCTCATTAATGATATCCCTGTTAGCTCCAGGAAGTATGAAGTTGTTCGATCTTTGGCTGAGAAAATTATAGAGGAGAATCAGAGTGGGGATGCTGAGGCTTTGCGTTTAGTCAACCGTACAAGTTTATCAGCGGCTTTTGAGAGGACTCTTAGCCAGCTTGAAGCGTCCATGATGGAGCTCGGCTATGAACCGGACGTGAATTGGCAGGTTCAGAACCAGTTAAACCGGGTTTTAAGAGCGGTTAGGTCTCTAAAAGATGGGACATTGGGGGCCTTCGGTGGGAGGACGAGAGAGGGAATGGAACGGTTAGAGGAGAAGTTGGCGGCGGAGCTGCTTTGGTTGTCGCAGAAGTTGGCTGCCTGCGGTTGCGGGGAGGAAGCTGTTTGTAGGTGGGCCTCGGCTTCCAACTTGGCTTACTTCGCTCTCTCGGCTGAGCCGCGTCTACAGGGTTCATTGCTAAAGATTGCAG GAAGGTTAAGATAG